The uncultured Roseibium sp. DNA segment CCGGCCTGGGCCGCACCGATCTGGGTGATCGGCACCGGGTCGACCGCGGAGATTTTCAAAATGAAGAACAGGTTGCCGCCAAGGCGCACCATCTCGTGCCAGTCGCGCGCCTTGACCGCGGCCTTTTCCTCGTCCGACAGGCCGAAGCGGTCGAAAAAGGCGTCTTCGTCGGCCATGAAGGCTTCACGGTTGGCCGGGTCGCCGAGTGCGTTGGCCATCTTGTTGAGCTTGTAGCCCTTGAGCGAGCGCGCCCGGTCAAAGAGGGGCGTTTCGGGAATGTTGTCTGGTTGATCAGCCATTGTACGCGTCTCCAAATGTTCTACCGAGCCAGTCCGTGACGGCTTTCACCACGTCTTCAGGGCGCTCGACCGGCGCGAAATGGCCGGCATCCTCAATGATGGCCAGTTCGGAGTTCTTCGTGGCCGCCTCGATTTCCTCGTGCTGGGCAATCGGGCTCCAGCGGTCCTGCCTCGCGGCGATGAGCAGGATCGGACAGTTGAGGTCTTTCAGGTAGGAGGTCGCATTGGGACGCCCGACCAGAGCTTGGATATGTCCTTCATGTATCTTCGCATTGGCGCGCAGAACCATGGCGCGCAGCTTGTCCATCAGGTCCCGGTCGTCGACACGCCGTTCATCGATCATCGGCGGCAGCCATTGGTCGGCGAGCTTTTCCATGCTCTCGTGACCGAGATCGATCATGGCCTGGCGCTTGGCTTCCTCGCCCGCGCGCTTGGGCCCATGGCCGGTGTTGGCAAGCACCAGCCCTTTAACCCGGCCCGGCGCGATATGGGCCATTTCCATGGCAACCCGTCCGCCCATGGAATGACCGACGACGATCATGTCGCCCCGCACCTTTTCCAGGAGGCCGCGCGCCATACCGGAGATTGAGTCGCCTCCGCTCAGATTCGCCTGGTACACGGACATCCGGCCCGCGACCGCATCCGCAAGCGGCTGCCATACGATATCATCGGAGAGGAGCCCCGGAACGAGAACCAGTGTTGTCATCGACGCACCCCGTCCAGCGTCATTTCAATGCGGCACTTGGGGAAAACCTGCACTTTCCATCCTCCTTGAGGCATGGTCGCGCATACATTTTTCCACCCAAACGACCTTCGCTCAATCAATATTAGCGATTTTGTATACATGCACTTATAGGGAGTCAAGCAGTTGGCACCGAATCCGGGAATGTAATCAGCGCATAAACCGCGATAGACCCAAGGAATACCCGTGGTTCCGGCCTCGTCGCATACAGTCACTCCCCAGGTCGCATTTGCGCTTTATGTATACACGCTTTCTCGCCTAGCCTGTCGAAAACAAATGTGCCAGACCGGATTTCCGCACAGGACATCCGAACGAGCTGCAAAACATGGGGGAGCGTCGGGAAATGACCAGCGATATCGAGATTGCCCGCAAGGCGAAGATGAAGCCGATTTCGGAAATCGGCGCGCGGCTGGATATCCCTGAAGACGCCATGATCCCGTTCGGCAGGACCAAGGCGAAAATTGAGGGAGATTATCTGGCCGGGCTCGACGGACGGCCCGACGGCAAGCTGATCCTGGTCACCGCCATCAATCCGACACCGGCCGGCGAAGGCAAGACGACCACCACCGTCGGGCTCGGCGACGGTCTGAACCGGATCGGCAAGAAGGCCATGATCTGCCTGCGCGAGCCTTCGCTCGGCCCCTGTTTCGGCATGAAGGGAGGGGCAGCCGGCGGCGGCTATGCCCAAGTCGTCCCCATGGAGGACATCAATCTCCACTTCACCGGCGACTTCCACGCCATCACCTCGGCCAACAACCTGCTCGCCGCCCTTATCGACAATCACATCTACTGGGGCAACAAGCTGGAGATCGATCCGCGTCGCATCACCTGGAAGCGGGTGATGGACATGAACGACCGGGCGCTGAGGGAAATCGTTTGTTCGCTCGGCGGCGTGGCCAATGGTTTTCCGCGCGAGGGCGGATTCGATATCACGGTCGCCTCGGAAATCATGGCGATCCTGTGCCTTGCGACCAGCCTTGAAGATTTGCAGCAGCGGCTCGGCAACATCATCGTCGGCTACCGGCGCGACCGCACGGCCGTCACCGCCCGCGATCTGGAGGCCGATGGCGCCATGACCGTACTTCTGAAGGAAGCGATCCAGCCGAACCTGGTGCAGACCCTGGAAAACAATCCCGCTTTCATCCACGGCGGCCCCTTCGCCAACATCGCCCATGGCTGCAACTCGGTCATGGCGACGAAAGCCGCCCTGAAGCTTGCCGACTACGTGGTCACCGAAGCCGGCTTCGGCGCGGATCTGGGCGCCGAAAAATTCTTCGACATCAAGTGCCGCAAGGCGGGCCTCTCCCCGGACGCTGCCGTGATCGTCGCCACCATCAGGGCGCTGAAGATGAACGGCGGGGTTGCCAAGGAAGACCTCAGCGCGGAAAACGTCGCGGCCGTGACCAAAGGCTGCGCCAACCTCGGCCGTCATATCGAGAACATCAAACAGTTCGGCGTACCGGCGGTCGTCGCCATCAACCATTTCACGGCGGATACGGATGCCGAGGTCGAAGCGGTCAAGACCTATTGCCGGGATCTCGGTGTCGACGCGGTGCTCGCCTCCCACTGGGCGAACGGCTCGGCAGGTACGGAGGAACTCGCCACACACGTCGCCCGGGTCGCCGACAGCGGTCAGGCCCAGTTCGCGCCGCTTTACGACAACGGCCTGTCCCTCTTCGAAAAGATCGAAACCGTTGCCCGGCGGATCTACCGGGCCGACGCGGTCGTGGCCGACAAGAGTGTGCATGACCAGTTGAAGCTCTGGGAAGCCGACGGCTTCGGCAACCTGCCGGTCTGCATGGCGAAGACGCAATATTCCTTCACTACCGATCCCGCCTTACGCGGTGCACCGACCGGACACACCATCCCAATCCGCGAAGTCCGTCTGTCCGCAGGTGCCGGCTTCATCGTGGTGATCTGCGGGGAAATCATGACCATGCCCGGCCTGCCGAGCGTTCCGGCCGCCAATCACATCGGCCTGGATGCAAACGGGCAGATCGAGGGGCTGTTCTAGGGTCCCGACCTCGCTACGAAACCTCACTTGGTCATCCCGGACGGAGCAACGCGGAGAGCCGGGATCGGCGAGCCCCTTAGCTGTCGGTTCGGATCACAGGCCTGGGCTCCCCGGCCCCGGCTCGGGCTGTCGCTTGGCCGGGGTGACTACGGAAAGGGGGACTAATTAGGTGTCCGAAGGGCCATCCCCCATTCGCGCCCGCCTACCCCGGCACCGCCGGCACCTCCCGGCGCAGGTCGGGTTCGTCGTGGATGAAGGTCACGTTTAGGGTCAGATTGACTTCTTCATCGCCCGGCCGTCCGCTCGTTTCAAGCGTATCCAGTTTCGCGGCACTGTCGTCGTCGAGAGCAACGCCGGTCTCGCTGACCGCGGTGCCGAACCGGCCTAGTGCCGAAACCGGCAGGACCAGCCGAAACGTGGTTGCGATGTTCGAAAACAGGGTGTGCCCCTCGACCCAGCCGCCGGTCTTCAG contains these protein-coding regions:
- a CDS encoding extradiol ring-cleavage dioxygenase, producing the protein MADQPDNIPETPLFDRARSLKGYKLNKMANALGDPANREAFMADEDAFFDRFGLSDEEKAAVKARDWHEMVRLGGNLFFILKISAVDPVPITQIGAAQAGMPHEQFLTERLGKKVNHG
- a CDS encoding alpha/beta hydrolase — its product is MTTLVLVPGLLSDDIVWQPLADAVAGRMSVYQANLSGGDSISGMARGLLEKVRGDMIVVGHSMGGRVAMEMAHIAPGRVKGLVLANTGHGPKRAGEEAKRQAMIDLGHESMEKLADQWLPPMIDERRVDDRDLMDKLRAMVLRANAKIHEGHIQALVGRPNATSYLKDLNCPILLIAARQDRWSPIAQHEEIEAATKNSELAIIEDAGHFAPVERPEDVVKAVTDWLGRTFGDAYNG
- a CDS encoding formate--tetrahydrofolate ligase, translating into MTSDIEIARKAKMKPISEIGARLDIPEDAMIPFGRTKAKIEGDYLAGLDGRPDGKLILVTAINPTPAGEGKTTTTVGLGDGLNRIGKKAMICLREPSLGPCFGMKGGAAGGGYAQVVPMEDINLHFTGDFHAITSANNLLAALIDNHIYWGNKLEIDPRRITWKRVMDMNDRALREIVCSLGGVANGFPREGGFDITVASEIMAILCLATSLEDLQQRLGNIIVGYRRDRTAVTARDLEADGAMTVLLKEAIQPNLVQTLENNPAFIHGGPFANIAHGCNSVMATKAALKLADYVVTEAGFGADLGAEKFFDIKCRKAGLSPDAAVIVATIRALKMNGGVAKEDLSAENVAAVTKGCANLGRHIENIKQFGVPAVVAINHFTADTDAEVEAVKTYCRDLGVDAVLASHWANGSAGTEELATHVARVADSGQAQFAPLYDNGLSLFEKIETVARRIYRADAVVADKSVHDQLKLWEADGFGNLPVCMAKTQYSFTTDPALRGAPTGHTIPIREVRLSAGAGFIVVICGEIMTMPGLPSVPAANHIGLDANGQIEGLF